One genomic region from Argentina anserina chromosome 2, drPotAnse1.1, whole genome shotgun sequence encodes:
- the LOC126785485 gene encoding TMV resistance protein N-like, whose product MSIQRSTSTSFPALPRWEYDVFISFRGEDTRKGFTDNLYTALDDRGIKTFRDDPELEKGEAIAPALSAAIEKSRFAVIVLSPNYATSTWCLDELVQILECMKANPVDASSSGRVLPIFYDVDPSNVRKQTGSFGEAFSNPEKTFWNDNEKVQRWRSALHEVANFSGWASKHWRSERELIRAIVEDLLKKLHLPTFKYAENLVGMDSRLQPLFLHLGVGMDDVRFIGIWGMGGIGKTTMVRAVYEMISCEFEYSYLLTDVRNDSVEKNGLLNLQKQLLSGMISREKADNILNLSEGAAAIKRRLARKKVLLILDNVNQLKDLEYLAGGPDWFGSGSKVLITTRDEHLLIQHKIERRLKVEELDKGDSLKLFSKKAFKKDYPAEGFLDLSQSVVSYTNGLPLALEVLGSFLYERDLCEWNSALSQLRNVCGSDIFDVLKISYNDLNSHWRKIYLDIACFFNGHEKDRVTEVLNSCDVAATIGIKVLMQRSLVTLSNGRLWMHDLLREMGQEFVHLESPIELGKRSRLWLFEDVAHVLTTNTGTEAVEGIFVHSTKSKLEVNVLSNPFLMMRKLRYLKIQNVNLPKELEYLPNSLGILDWTRYPLKSLPTDFNPRQLVELTLCYSCLKHVQIGTEPFCKLKSINFSHSLNLVNTPNLKDMPYLEILCLEGCISLYKVDPGIEVLERLTVLNLKDCKNLVHFANSVRGLKSLKVLDISGCSKLDTLPEDLGHTGCLVEVDVSKTSIRELPFSIGLLEELVSMSLRDCKQLSCLPTSVGGLKSLKYLKLSGCLKLERLPDELGQISSLEELDMGRSGIREVLPCISLLKNLKELSLAGCKTQSLRPWNMMLNPLQLLRKQSHIPAGLSLPCLSGLHSLIELDLSDCNLYDEAMPSDFRCLASLKKLDLRNNQFVRLPEGISQLSQLESLFLDGCSNLQIVPELPFDATARVYVTNCTSLDIMANRTGRSNLLPSGKGEKESCEGVALPLLARQLASKATPRKSIMFVCPGNEIPEWYNRRGEGSSITIELHPGWFTNMFLGFALCVVFDHLKPRSPLDLWQINWSMTANGKSWDVGTDYIPSCPLFGERWGEPVGDHIWFFYLSHDIIRADFQDIHSQLKFSFEPTLKTVRVKKCGVRLVYEEDAEELRQTYLKQSKNTKRGLQLLCDDVASSSIAGQDHPERIKVCLMVM is encoded by the exons ATGAGCATACAAAGAAGTACCTCAACATCTTTCCCCGCTTTACCTCGGTGGGAATATGATGTTTTTATTAGCTTTCGAGGCGAGGATACTCGCAAGGGTTTTACAGACAATTTATACACTGCATTAGACGATCGAGGAATCAAAACGTTCAGGGATGATCCTGAACTTGAAAAAGGTGAAGCTATTGCTCCAGCACTTTCTGCTGCAATTGAGAAATCAAGATTTGCTGTCATTGTCCTCTCCCCAAATTATGCAACGTCGACGTGGTGCTTGGATGAACTCGTACAAATTCTTGAATGCATGAAAGCAAATCCTGTTGATGCGTCATCAAGTGGTAGGGTGCTGCCAATTTTCTATGATGTTGATCCCTCTAATGTACGAAAGCAAACTGGGAGTTTTGGAGAAGCCTTCTCTAATCCTGAGAAAACGTTTTGGAATGACAACGAGAAGGTGCAAAGGTGGAGATCTGCATTACATGAAGTGGCAAATTTCTCAGGGTGGGCATCCAAACATTGGCG GTCTGAAAGAGAGCTCATTAGAGCAATTGTTGAAGATTTACTGAAAAAGTTGCATCTTCCAACATTCAAGTACGCAGAAAATCTAGTCGGAATGGACTCAAGATTGCAGCCACTTTTTTTGCATTTGGGTGTAGGGATGGATGACGTTCGCTTCATTGGGATATGGGGAATGGGGGGGATTGGTAAGACAACAATGGTAAGAGCGGTGTATGAGATGATCTCTTGTGAATTTGAATATAGTTACCTTCTGACCGATGTTAGAAATGACTCTGTTGAAAAAAATGGTCTACTTAATTTGCAAAAGCAACTTCTCTCTGGGATGATAAGCAGAGAAAAGGCTGATAACATATTGAACCTTTCTGAAGGAGCTGCTGCAATAAAGAGGCGGTTAGCTCGCAAAAAAGTTCTTCTCATTCTTGATAATGTGAACCAGTTGAAAGATTTAGAATATTTGGCTGGAGGCCCAGACTGGTTTGGTTCTGGGAGTAAAGTACTTATCACAACTAGAGATGAGCATTTATTGATTCAGCATAAAATTGAGAGACGATTGAAGGTTGAAGAATTAGATAAGGGTGATTCTCTTAAGCTTTTTAGCAAGAAAGCATTCAAGAAAGATTACCCTGCAGAAGGTTTTCTCGATTTGTCTCAATCTGTTGTAAGTTACACAAACGGTCTTCCTTTAGCTCTTGAAGTACTGGGTTCTTTCTTGTATGAAAGAGATCTTTGTGAATGGAACAGTGCACTGAGCCAGTTGAGAAACGTTTGTGGCTCGGACATATTTGACGTACTTAAAATCAGTTACAATGATCTAAATTCTCATTGGAGGAAGATATATCTAGACATTGCATGTTTCTTTAATGGACATGAGAAAGATCGAGTAACCGAAGTACTAAATAGTTGTGATGTTGCTGCTACTATAGGAATAAAAGTCCTCATGCAGAGATCTCTAGTGACTCTTTCAAATGGAAGACTGTGGATGCACGACTTGCTTAGAGAAATGGGTCAGGAATTTGTTCACCTGGAGTCTCCTATTGAGCTGGGCAAACGCAGTAGGTTGTGGCTTTTTGAAGATGTCGCACATGTCTTGACCACAAATACT GGAACAGAGGCAGTAGAAGGCATATTTGTGCACTCAACTAAGTCAAAATTGGAGGTGAATGTGCTTTCGAACCCATTTTTAATGATGCGCAAATTGAGATACTTAAAGATTCAGAATGTGAACCTACCTAAGGAGCTTGAATATCTTCCCAATAGTCTAGGGATTCTTGATTGGACAAGGTATCCGTTAAAGTCTCTACCAACAGATTTCAACCCTCGGCAGCTGGTTGAACTTACCTTATGTTATAGTTGCCTAAAACATGTTCAAATAGGCACTGAG cctttttgcaaattgaaAAGCATTAATTTTAGTCACTCTCTGAATCTAGTCAACACCCCAAACCTGAAAGATATGCCATATCTTGAGATTCTGTGTCTTGAAGGTTGTATAAGTTTGTATAAGGTTGACCCAGGAATTGAAGTGCTTGAGAGACTTACTGTGCTAAACTTGAAAGATTGCAAGAATCTTGTGCATTTTGCAAATAGTGTGCGTGGCTTAAAATCTCTCAAGGTTCTTGATATTTCGGGTTGCTCAAAACTTGACACACTTCCAGAGGATTTGGGCCATACGGGGTGTTTGGTAGAGGTTGATGTGAGTAAAACTTCTATACGAGAACTACCTTTCTCTATTGGTTTGCTTGAAGAACTTGTCTCTATGTCCTTGAGAGACTGCAAACAGCTTTCGTGTCTTCCAACCAGTGTAGGTGGCCTAAAGTCTCTCAAATATCTTAAACTTTCTGGTTGCTTGAAGCTTGAGAGACTGCCAGATGAGTTGGGTCAGATTTCCAGTTTGGAGGAGCTTGATATGGGACGAAGTGGAATAAGAGAAGTGCTCCCCTGTATTAGTCTTTTGAAGAACCTTAAAGAATTGTCTCTTGCTGGATGTAAAACACAGTCACTTAGACCATGGAATATGATGCTCAACCCTCTTCAGTTATTGCGAAAACAAAGCCACATTCCGGCAGGATTATCGTTGCCATGTTTGTCCGGGTTGcattcattgattgaattggATCTAAGTGACTGCAATCTTTATGACGAAGCAATGCCCAGCGATTTCAGATGCTTAGCCTCATTGAAGAAGTTAGATTTGAGGAATAATCAATTTGTCAGACTACCTGAGGGCATTAGCCAACTCTCTCAACTTGAAAGTCTCTTCTTGGATGGGTGCAGTAACCTTCAGATAGTACCAGAGCTACCATTTGATGCAACGGCAAGGGTATACGTTACCAACTGCACGTCATTGGATATAATGGCCAATCGAACAGGACGAAGCAATTTGTTGCCAAGCGGGAAGGGGGAGAAAGAAAGCTGTGAGGGAGTTGCACTACCATTGCTAGCACGCCAGCTGGCAAGTAAAGCAACTCCTCGCAAATCCATTATGTTTGTTTGTCCTGGAAATGAAATACCAGAGTGGTACAATCGTCGAGGAGAGGGGTCTTCTATAACTATAGAGCTGCATCCAGGTTGGTTTACTAACATGTTCTTGGGATTCGCCCTGTGTGTCGTTTTTGACCACCTCAAACCACGCTCGCCTTTAGATCTGTGGCAGATTAATTGGTCAATGACAGCCAATGGAAAATCCTGGGATGTGGGGACAGACTATATTCCTTCGTGTCCATTATTTGGGGAAAGGTGGGGTGAACCTGTGGGGGATCACATTTGGTTCTTTTACTTGAGCCATGATATTATCCGTGCAGATTTTCAGGATATCCACTCTCAGCttaaattctcatttgaacCCACCTTGAAAACTGTGCGAGTGAAGAAGTGTGGTGTCCGATTGGTGTATGAGGAAGATGCGGAGGAGCTTCGGCAAACATATTTGAAGCAGAGCAAGAATACCAAGCGAG